Within the Pagrus major chromosome 4, Pma_NU_1.0 genome, the region TTTAGTAGTGCTAAtgtttgaaaacatttgtgCTATATTTGTTTCTGACATTTAGCAGTCACTCTGTCAATTAACCTCTACCTGTGAAAGTAGCCTATGTTAAAACTAGATACACACTCTATATACAGTATCACTGACGTTCAGTATATATCTGTTTAGCTACCATATTTGATGCTGTGAGCAAATGTCTCGATGTGGTACTTAGCAATATTCAAATACACAGACAGACTTGCACTTTGGATTTGAATACTAAGACTTCAAAGGAGGGTATAAAGTCATTACATGCTTCTGTTGctaattaaaacatgtttccaaGTGTCCAAACAAAGTGAAGAGCTCCAGATCCCTGTCTGAGGATGCCTGTGAGGATCAACACCGATCATTTTTCCATCTTAAAGCTCCAGTTAAAAGTCCACTTTCTCTTCAGGGTCAGTATTATCAGCTGTAGTCCTCTCTAGTATCGCTGCatgtgaaaacagaaaactacaGAATATTCTAAAAGGGGTCAGTGGATAAAACAGATACTACAGCTAGTATCGAATGTAGGTTTTCATGAATTATCAGCAGTAACCGGACCATCCTACGGGCGAAGGAATCTCAGGACTTTGGAGCGCAGGAAGCGGATGAAGGACTTGGGGAACATCTCTCTTGATTCTTGTGCTGTGTAATTGAAGAAGTTCTGCGGGTGAGCCAGCACATCGAACAATGCCTTCATGAGCTTCTTGTCCTGATGAGGAAACATATTGCATTAATGGAGAGGAAAGCATGAATATAATGATGGGAGCAGCCGGTATTTCCACAAGTTTCCAAAAGGGGGTGCTACATGCTAACTGGAGTTAAAAAGTGGAGGCTATACTGTAGTACTGATCTGAAAAATCAATGATGGGAACTATATAATTGTAATGTCAGTGGCTCAATTTAGTTCAGGGACCTTTCCTGCTTGACCCTCACCATCCCATCCAAAGGATATATTATAGTTTTTTGATTAATTCTTATAAAAAAGATTTGCaagaaacatctggtgggccaaaCTGAAACCCATGGCGGGTCAACTTAGGCCTCACTTTGGGTGGCCCTGCTCTATTCAATACGGATGGTGCAATACAGATAAAGTGCCAAGTCTATACATGAAACAGTGTCTTGCACAACAACATGAAGTGCTCTTTGTCAATTTGTTTTTTCCTACAGTACATACCTTGAGGATTTCCTGGTGATTCTCTGAAGCATATAATCTTCCATCTCTGACTATGTCTTCTATCAGTTCCTGGTAGTCctctgatataaaaaaaaaaagtccataaaCAGCTCGCTAAtacaacaaatcaaatcaaattagcATAACGCACTGAGGCAGCAGCATCATAGTTACAGCACAAGACGTCACATTTCTCCTCTTACCATCATATGTCACATATGGGACCTGGAAGCCTTTCCCACTGTTTCCCTCGTTGGACCTGAACTGTATCCAAAGCCTTTTGGAGCGGGAGGTGAAAGCGATGGGACGTTCGTATGTCTGACAAGTCTCGTAGGTCGTCACAGAATTGGAGAGAGCTGTGAAATGAGCATACAGGGCAGCATCTATGATTAGCTGTCAACATACATGCTCGTGGTCAGCTGTAATCCCAATAAAGACGAGTGAGATAATGACACATTATGTTGAGTTTAAAACTGCATAAAGCTCATCAAAACCTTTACTCTGACCACTACTGCCTTAACAAAACATCCCACCCGAAAATAATGGCTAACCTCTCTGTGGTAtagtttttgcttaaaaatacaaacacacccacagttAACACTTACAGCTTTTTCTCATTACTAAGTAGTCTCCGCACTCGTCCTCAATCGGCAGAAAGATTTCTGGGACGACAATAAGGATCCTGCGTTTGGGTGGTGGGTTGATGATCCAGGTGCACTCCACATTGGCTGGGTAGTTCCCCGGGTAGTTGGGAGACTCAATATAACCAGTAAAATCTCCCAGTTCTCCTCCACACTGACGGTCTGTGAAGTGATgtgtcaaatatttatttttttgttctgggTGCATCAAGGTGAAATACCGGGAACTGAATTCCAAAATTGGATGGACATACGTACTTTTGCATTGCATGATGTTAGTCGAGCCATCGAAGTCGGTGGTGGTGTTTCCAGGGCATGAGACGCAGTAATTCTGCCCAATCTCTCCTTGATACATGCCCGTGGGACAGCGGATGCAGCGGTGTGTGCTGGTGTTGTAGTAATGTCCTGGAGAGCACTGGACTGCAGAAGCCAAGCAGAGCGAGAGAGGATTGTAAATTGATATAATGCTCCCAATGTTCACTGCAGGCCTGTATGTATGCAACTCTAATAATGGTGtgttaaataattttaattaaaagctTATTACTTTTTGTTTCCAACAAAATAGGAAACTGAGTAGAGAGCAGAGAATCAGCTCAAGGAGAACATGTCAGATCTAATTAAGTGATTTAGTTTTATGTCTGTGAATAAAAAAGGTTGCATGTAGATATTCAAGAGAGCCACCATCTATTAGCgttgacttttctttttccgTTTTTGGCCTACCCATAGAAACTTTACAATGCTGTAAACTGTGGCTAAGGAGACTTTTCCCCCAGGAAAAGTCTGCAGAAATGCAGGCTTACAGAAAGTGGCCATAAAGAGCTCAAAACGTCTGCAAGAGAGTCCTCATGCATTTTACAATTTAACAGTGGGACAGTCCTAAACCCTTGTGGACTAACCAAAGTCTGTGCCTGTGGAgattgggattgggccttactgtgcatttatgtgtgGTCGAAAttatcagaaaaacatttttccgaTTGGGAAAATTCACGTGTCCTCTCATGTCGGAATAACAACTCGGAAAGTCTGAGAAAATTTTTGGTACATGAGTTGCCGAGTTGACGTCATATGACACTGAAACATGGGGgatgaaagtaaacattgggctgatggtaagaaacttttaccaaagtcatgtaTTGTCATTGTATCATTTCCTTAgctcttccttgtcactcaaatagtggaaacagctgtcaactTCTCTCTgagcaataaaatgcaaaacaacttaTTTTCGGTGTCCATGATGCTCCCATATTCCAACATGACGTACATGAATACACCGTAGTCGGAAAAAACGACTTCCCAATGGGACCATCCGAGGAGCTCGTGAATACAGCGTTAGAGTGAGGGAAGACTGAGCTCCTACATGTACAGGCGTTACAACAGCTGCAGAGGGCGGCAAACTTCCTGTTAACATCCAAAAGAGCTCCATGGTCTCAGCAACCACATGATACTATCCTGATgtcaagtgaaaaaacaaatttttaACCAAAACAGCCACAGATGTTTCACTTTCTCTCAGAAGTTTGACAGGTTTCCagttccaaaaaaaaaaaaatgtaatccctCCATTCATGTTAAAACATGAGAaaccaaactaaactaaactggaGTTATTGGAGTTTTTCACTTTCCCACCTTTGGTCTCACACTCCTGGAAGGTAAGAGCACCACTGCGCTTGGTGACCAGGTTCCCTCCACAAGGGAAGCAGGAGGTGCGTCCCACTTCTGGCTGGTACATTCCCAGTGGACAGGGCAGGCAGGGGATGAAGCCGTCATGTGAGTACTGACCAGGGGAACACTGACCTGAAATCACGCAAGCATTTGACCGAAACAGAGTGTGAACAGGTGGACACAGCAACAGTTTCCTGAATTTTGTCTCTCTTGTAAAACTTTTAGAGGTGCACCACCTGGATATGTTTAATTTCAAggtatttttttgttatgttcAATGTGACATGTGAGAGGGAATACTGAAGATAAGAGCCTGTTATAAAGCTTAAGCAAATGTTGAAGAAATTACGCCATGTTTTATCTCACAGTGTAACTCTGAGGTGACTAATACAAACTGGGTGCAGTTGGAGTGTGCTGATAGCTCTTGTTGTTTAGTCTGACAGAGGAGATGGGATCTGGGATTCAGCCACTAAAGTGACTCCGATAACAGCACAGGAGGAGACAAAAACATGGTGGCTCCTTCAGCTTTTACTCGAGAGTTCACCTTTTGAATTCAAATACATCTTCAACATCTAAGCTCAGGGTTTTTTGACTTTACACAAAGCAGAACATCTGGAGGGGAGAGATCTTTATCGAGGCACCATCGCTTCCTGTGTGGCTCATATTCACAAAACTGTTATCTACATTTTGTGTCCTTCTGTACCTTGATTCTTTTTCTgcgttttgtttatttgctctAGATTTGACTCTTTGGCTTATGCTTTTTCATTGTAAATACTGTTTTCTTAAAGGGCTGCACAATTGAAACTATTGTCATTACGGacagggtgaaaaaaaacaaatttgaagatttatttttaaatcatcaaaCCATAAATGAAAACCTTTCTATGATTGTTAAAGGAAGAGTTAgacattttggggaaaacaCTAAGAGAGGATCGATGCCTCTCTCATGTTTGaatggtaaatatgaagctacagctagcagccgcctagcttagcttagtttatcacaaagactggaaacaggagaaTCACATGGTCTAGTTCGTCCTTTAGTAACAGAATCCAGCTGACAGCACATTTAAAGATCCCTGATTAACAAATGtctttaattgtttctttatttgatttaatataATGCTCATAATATGATTATGGATATAACTGTTCACAGTCAGGTAGTGAAAAACTGTGGAGACCCTTGATGGCTAACAAAAGAGCCATCACAACTACTTACAGCGAAGGTAGGTGAACTGTGGATGTGCCCAGGTCCCACATTTCAGGGGCCAGTGACCTTAAATAGCATCTGTCTGTAAGTTATAGGAAGAGGACTGATTTCATAATATGGATTTATTTTACATCTGTATCTTCATTCGAATTCAAGTAAGTTAAACTTCCAAGATTGACAGTTTATGTAGTGGGTTACATCAGCTGGTATTGTTTATAAAGATCAGACCCGGCTCCGCGATGAAGCGCCTGAGGGAGCTGTTAAAAATTGCAAGGgggcaatttttttttcataaaagaaaaattgattaatttaaccacgcaacaacaaaagaaaggctgaaaaacaacaacaatgttttCATCTTTCAACATCTTTGTGCCTCTGTATGTACTTAATTCTATGGAATGTCCTGTCTTGTATCCGGACCCTGAGTCTGTAATTAAGTTTGAATTAATgaatgcttaaaaaaaacactgtcttttgttctgtgtccatcctggaagagggatccctcctctgctACTCTTACTGCGATTTCTTCCTTCCATAAAGCCATCTGAGGCATATTTGTGATTTtgagttacagaaaaaaaactgacctGACCGTCTTACCTCCACATTCTGACATGTTTCGAGCTCCGACCACCTTGGAAACGTCCCTTCCTTCAGGTGCAGGACAGACCTCACAAGACGTCTGTCCCTCCTCATCCTGATACGTTCCAGCTGGACACAACACACACCGTCCCTGGTCTGCATCGTAGTAAGACCCAACACTGCAACTCACTAACAGACAGGTGGGGAATGACACACATTTAGAATCAAGGTTATTAAAGGGAAGACTCACAAATACATGCACTATACAAAGAGCAAAATTTAACTTGGGTCTACAATGTTTTCTTGAAGTAGCTGCCAAAGGTGTGGTTGTTTATCACATCTGTGAGAGCTGATcgtttgttttactgttgtggTGAGTTTGAAAAGAATCATGTTCTGTACTTAAACACATCTATTATTCTCTCAAAACGACCACTGTGATCTGCAATCAAGTTGAAACAAATGTAATTATTCAAGCTGGTGAAATCAATCATTTCCCTCACTGggagactgaaaacaaacagctaaGAGACCCAAAACAGTCTGATATGACTGAACGTGTAATTTACACCAATTTAGCAGACAGATCAGAGTCGGAGGTCGTCCGTCTACAAACACTAGGTGAGATAGACAATGTAAAATGCAGACATGAATCAACAAATATCACAGGATGCCCTGTGGCTACACATAATCAGACAGTCCTAACCACACTGTAGATTTACACCACAAATACAGCAGCTGCATGACAAAACCATTAAAGTAAAGACCCAGACTTCATCAGCTGCCTCTCAAGTTTAATCAAACACGACCGTGTATGTACTTGAAACGGATAAACACACTGAAGTGTATCCTTAACACATTAAAGGCAGGAGCCGGGCCGGAAAACAATTTATCAACGTGCTGACAGATTTGACTAAGCTTTACAGACATGTTAATGAACATTATAAGTATCGTTGACCTTGATGGAGTTAAACACTCTGCTACAAGCTGTACAGTCTGCTTAAGTATTTACCAGCACTGTTTAGAAGTAGAAGTGCATCCTCCAAATCCACCTCTATTTTATGATAAACAGAGTTGTAGATGCTATTTTGGCTTTATTTGAGGCATCTTCTGAAAATGTATGACAAGTTAtctataaatacacatttttcgcaatgatccctcaaatgtagctatcaaaaactcaaaaacaagATACAGTGACtgttgtgtgctttgtgtgtgaAGTAAAGTTGCTTAGTGGTATGAGCTTATATCTAAATTGAGAAAATATAAACCAGGCAGGATGGATCTACATACTGGCTTTaggtaatgtacagtaaagctGTTAAAACTAGAAACATGATGATAATCCTATGTtcattttcaacacaaaactaGCTTTAAAGAGTCATAAAAGACATGGAGCTTATACCATTGTGTTTATTAGTAATGTCCATCAGTTTGTTTCTCATTTCATTGGTGTTTAATCTGATTCTTGTCACTAAACAGTGTCAGAcctattattaaaataaacagttttgcTCATTATTCATGTTACATGTAGTCTTTGGCCATTTAAATCAAAGAATGTCAGGAGGAGGGAAAGTAAACTTTTTACCTCAGCTAGCtaacattttaataacaaaACTATTGAATGTTACTTGTATCTATTTAAGAGTCATTTAGatcaaaaatctctttttcaagAGAGTCCTGGTCAAGACAGGCAGCAGCAAAATTACACAGTTGCAGACATAAAAGACACATAACAAATTGCTTTGGCATAAACTATCAAAACATTCATTGACATCTACAGCCAGATGTCCTTTCTTCCAAGTCATTTAGAGTAACTTTAAATGCATCCAGTGAAAGCAGCTCCCTAAGATTCAGGCAAATTTGTAAAAGATTCCAACTTTAGGGACAGTTAGTTGTAGGAGAAGAATGCAAACAGACCAAGAATAGCCTGGTGATCAAGAATATGACAATGGTTGAGTCTACAAGTGGACAAGGCACACCATCCAACACGGGCAAATGTAGCTCTTATATTGGTGATTGCTAATTATTGCTAGGTTGATTGattattattagttttaataatcatttaatttagatttatTAACACTATTACACAAAGCCAGGAGAGTCATTTTTCAGCCGGCCGCCAAAGGGCTGCGTGACTCTTACACAGACATACAAaattttggcaaaaaaaaaggtctGCATGATGCTGTCTTTCACATTAGTTTAGATGCAAGTcaggacactcacacacatacagtaaacaaaTGCGTAGAGGCACATTTATGTGTAAAAAACATCCATAATGAAGCTGTTGAAATGCTTTCGCAAGCCAGCCCTAATTCAGCCAAAATCATTGAGACAAAAGAGCACCAACCCTCTCCACATCTGACACATTATAATTCACACAACACCACTGTGCACCAGGGAGGAACCTTTAACACCACCATAAGCGTCCTCACCTCTTTTAAAAGCAAACACAGAAGCAAATCAAAGAGAGTATTCCCCTCTTATCTCACAAAAGTGCAAAGGCTTGATTAAAGGGGCCAACACGCCGCTTTGCTTTGGTTCCTCCCATTCAGAGTGATGCCTGTAATTAATTTGGGAATTACTGCGTCTGTCTAGAACTTGAAAACTGAAGCTGATCTCGCACAAgaataaatcaattaaatcCTAGGCCTTTAGCACAAAATACtcctcagtcagtcagttgtaGCCTTTAAGCCGCCTGTAAGCGGAGAAACCACTATCTCTAAAAGCCCAACGCACAAAAGCTTTAACGTAGATCCATTATACGTGGCTCAGCAAATTGTTCGATTTTCCccctaaagaaagaaaatgtaattctCTCAAGagcagtttattttttgaaaCCTATTGTTTATTCTGAAAGACCATGAGGAGCCATCATTGCATTGTCCTCTAACAGCTTTTATTTGACAGAGGGAagcagtgagagaggagagagagtgagagtgaaagacagaaaaaaccTTGAAGCCTTTCAAATGCAAAGAACGCTTCTATAGAGTCCTCGAATTGATGGCCCCAAAGAGGTTTAAAAGACCTTTCACCTCTATTCAAGTCCCCAGTCTTTGCCTACTTGATGACATAGGAAAACACTACGGTATCACAGTGGTAAGGAGCTGAACCCAATAAAAGGGGTCAGGTTTCTGAATCCCCCCATTCTGCACGGCCCAATCGCTGCTCGCGCCCATCAAGCGGAGGCCCAAACAACTGATGCTAATTGATTCCCATGGTGTGGCTGAAGTCAATTCTCTTTAGCAGTTTAGTGGCTGGGGGTCATGCAAAGTGGCCCCAGTTGGGGGGCAGGGGGGACACAGCACTCAAACTGCCAGCTTGAATCAACAGCACTTCCTAAACATCTTCAATGTTAAAACAAACACGCAAACAACGGTGAAATAGATGTGGACACGCACCACTGACGGCATCACTGGATCATTATGACTGTTGACGTTGTCGtgcttcttttactttttagaTAAATATGTATTCTGAAAAAATTTGACAGTACAAATAAACATCTGAACgacataataaataaactaaatcatCCATACAATGCACTTAAACAAAAATGAGGTCCTGGAATATAAACCGATGCAACAAATCACAATCAGAGGAGAAATGCTTTAAAGGACTCAGAGAGGTGAAAGCATATTTTCTCCAAATGCACAGGAGTCTGTGTTGTCATCCCTCCGAGGCAGTGAGAACAAGCCCCAAATGGGTTTTTTCAATGGAGTGGGCAAACTGAAAAGGACTAAACTGCACTCCAAGCTAAGCCAGAGCGGGAgttgggggaggaggggaaaaaTATAGCTCCTTTAAAGAGCTGGAGGTTAAGAAGAATGCCTTTCAGCCCTccgcctcccctcctctcctctcccaaaTTACATGTCTACACCCCTGCCATGGCCAATAGACTGCTTAATGTTGACCTGAAAGTGTAGCGGGGGAGTTAAGGAATAAACACGCTTAAGACCTGTGTTACTGAAAGGTAGAAATAATGAGCAGGAGCATATTGGGTTTAAATCATGTCAGCACAGCTCAACAGCAGAAATGACTATGATGTTAATACAAATATGGTGTTACAAAGAGATATATGCCACATTATCTCAAGAAAATACAGGATAGCTGTAGTTTCGGTCTCTAGTTAAAGTGCAAATACCCTAAATCATCCCTATTCTTGAGTGGTTCcaaagagggaaaacaaaaactttaaacACTCTGGAGGAGCTGTGTGAGGTTAACTAAATATCCGGGtcaaacatcttcaacatcGCTGGTAAACCTGTGAATATACTGAACAAAAAGCATAACATTCGAATAAATATTTAGACATCTCAACAGAAGACAGGCCCCTGTTTCCTCTCACTGATATTAAGACGGCGTGCAGCAGGCAGCAAACTTACTGTGAGGCCCGAAATTAGGGGCGCACGCTCCCAACAGCCAGAGAAAACACATGCCAGCCTCCAGCCCTCCAACACTGACAGTGTGCGGTCTTAtttaatgaacattttctcCATCACAGGTTGTATATAAAACCCAACGGGGAGGCAAAAGCTACCAGGAGACCTGCCATGAGCCCTCATGTTACACTCTTATCCCGCGGAGATGCTGGAAGATCTCACAGCTTGGAGGGCCAACAACAGTCTCTCTGTTCTTCCATTCAGCTCGCTCTCCCCTCCAACTAGCTCATTACAGCATGTCTGCAAACCAAATATGGCACTCATCTGGCCAACACCTGCTCCAAATCCAATCATTAAACCAGCTTGTCTAAATATATCTCACTGGCATGGACCATTTCAATTGCTTAAAGACGTGACTATGagtctactgtgtgtttaaggCCTAGTCAGAGCCACTGCTGCCTTGTGTTAGGTTTAACAAAAGCAGTTGGATCTGCGCTCGTGGGAGATGAAAAGTATTTCCAGTAAAGGAGACGCCTGGCTCGATGGGGCATCACCTgacatttaaattgttttctgcATTGCataaaaattaaacacaaaaaacaaactcaccACATTTCCTGCCCATCAGCACCTGTCCTGCCACACAGTGTCCTGGAAGCTCTGCTGGCTGGCCCAGACTCTTGCCGAGCTCGTAGTCAGACCCGGCAAAGTGGAGGTGGAACTGTTCCCGATTGATGGACTTCCTCAGGGTCCTGATGGTCTTCCTGAGCCTCTTCTCCGAACGTCGGCGCACGCAGTTCAGGTCACAGCTCTCTGCTGAGAGAGGCACTTGATACCACAACTGTTTCCACGGCAAAATGTCATCTCACACGCCTATTGTAATTTCATGCTTGGATGCTCACATGCTTACCTAGACACCACTTCATtcaaggaaataaaacaaaaacaccacaagaGTCCCAGCCTAGAGCCAACCACCACGGCAAAGTCAAAACAGGAGatactttaatgttttgatgaACAGACATcagtgaaagaaagatggagagcAACAAGCAAAGGtcgcaggcaggcagagagggagcGCAGAGAGACCAACCTGTTACCTCCTCTAGGTTCACATCCAGCTCAAACTCAGCTGTTATCGAGGAGCCGTCCTCCTCGCCGGCCTTCCTGCCGTGGCGGCTGCGTGTCCGCTGTCCGGACGAGGTGCAGCGCAGGCTCACGTAGCTGAACTGGACGTTTTCAGTGAAGAGGAACCTGCTATCTGTGGACATGGGAGACAACCACCCCCCcacaacacacatacaacacacacaatcGCACAACTGTTAAAGAAAATCATAGATggaatcaaaaatattttaaaacacccCTTAAACCAATGCAgctaatttgattattttttgtcatgtaGACTAGTATAAGCTTATAAACCTATACTAGTGATAAAAAGGATGTTATGTCCCACTGACAATTTCCTTTATTCGAAACAATTATGTGCCCTTTCAGTGACTGTGAGGGATGTTAAAGACCATGCCGAAACCCTCCGGAGAAGCAAAATAATCCTACAATCGGAACCCCGTTTGATTGATGGCTAAGTCAGACCCAACTGAAAGGCATGCTATGGCTAATTACATCCTCCCCTGTCACTGCCAGACAAAGTGCTACGCTGAGACGTTCAAGACACTCCAAACCACATCACTTTCCCCACAAATTTCTTTCACATTTGcctttggtttttggtttaCTTTGAAGCAGCCTTCAGGTCTGCTTTGTCTTCTAAAGGTTGTGGCTTTAGATGCTGGCAGCTCTCTGTAaacccaaaatgttttttaaccaGCAACATGAAGGAGCTGTAATTTTAATCCTCATCTATCTGTAATCTAAGTCTTGTGTTTGGAGGCGGTGTTATGCCTGTTGTGTGGCAACCTCTGTACCTGAGTTTGCTGAGTTTAAGCTCTCCTTCAGTTTCTCCTGACTTCGCTTTAAGTTGCATTTTGCAGTGCCAGACTTAAACGTGGCTGTGGTCTTAATGCGTGGAACACTGGCCACTTCTGGACCTGCAggacagaagaacagaaaattATCTACCTCTGAGAATAAGAAAAGACTGAGTTGTTCCTGGGTTACTGTTTTGTGTGGCAGAGCGGAAAGATAGATGTAAATCTGTGATGTTTTGTACTTGCCTAAGCACTGCGAGCCGCTGCTGTTCTTTTGTGCGTCAGCCAGGCAGGGCAGAGGCATTCCACAGGTCACCGTGTAGGAATCCTCCgtccctgaaaacacacaagagGCCATGACACACAGACCAGCACAGACAAAAGTTAGGGCCACAAAAGCCAAGTTAGTGAGAGCAAACAGGCAGcatgtaggaacaagaagagtCACCCTGCAGACTGTTGCTGACGGCTGTTCACACAACAAGTTGTAGAACAGCCTGACTTAGTGACATATTGCTTTAGCCGTGTTGCATCAAAGGACACCCGACCTGAACTGCAACAAGCTGTTTGGATCTTAACATAATGGTAAGCTTGACTGAGGTGTGTCAAATCATGTCAACTGACTGCATCAAACATGTTGAAGAACTCACAGTTCTTATTATTCACTGTACAAATAGGAGCCTTAttgtttgctttgctttgtcAGAGCTCTGCTGAAGTCCATTCACCCCTTACATTGTTTAAAACTAACATGCAAGCCAACATTCAAGTATAAAATGGTTACTAGTGGTGAAGTCAACAGCTGACCGGATTAGTCAAGACTCTTTGCAGCCTTCCAGCAgccacctcct harbors:
- the scube2 gene encoding signal peptide, CUB and EGF-like domain-containing protein 2 isoform X4, yielding MGAIWAARDFCLFLLLLNSRQSTALPEIRADPCADGSDGCHIDAICQTTQGSYKCTCKAGFKGDGKHCEDIDECDLEYNGGCVHECNNIPGNYRCTCYDGFNLAHDGHNCLDVDECMFNNGGCQHTCVNTMGSYECRCKEGFFLSDNQHTCIHRSVEGLNCMNKEHGCAHICKETPKGGVACECRPGFELARNQRGCILTCNHGNGGCQHTCEDTENGPICRCHVRYTLQPDKRSCVERDEATTESSDHNATSFTEVDKRVKRRLLMETCAVNNGGCDCTCKDTSTGVRCSCPIGFTLQPDGKTCKDIDECEHHNGGCEHFCRNTIGSFECNCRKGFKLLTDERSCQDIDECFFERTCDHTCVNSPGGFQCLCNKGYTMYGLAHCGDINECSVNNGGCEHGCENAMGGFECFCHPGYKLHWNKKDCIEAEGLPAANPPSKPTLNCSKQEGGDRCFLTCQSQVHISSGTEDSYTVTCGMPLPCLADAQKNSSGSQCLGPEVASVPRIKTTATFKSGTAKCNLKRSQEKLKESLNSANSDSRFLFTENVQFSYVSLRCTSSGQRTRSRHGRKAGEEDGSSITAEFELDVNLEEVTESCDLNCVRRRSEKRLRKTIRTLRKSINREQFHLHFAGSDYELGKSLGQPAELPGHCVAGQVLMGRKCVSCSVGSYYDADQGRCVLCPAGTYQDEEGQTSCEVCPAPEGRDVSKVVGARNMSECGGQCSPGQYSHDGFIPCLPCPLGMYQPEVGRTSCFPCGGNLVTKRSGALTFQECETKVQCSPGHYYNTSTHRCIRCPTGMYQGEIGQNYCVSCPGNTTTDFDGSTNIMQCKNRQCGGELGDFTGYIESPNYPGNYPANVECTWIINPPPKRRILIVVPEIFLPIEDECGDYLVMRKSSLSNSVTTYETCQTYERPIAFTSRSKRLWIQFRSNEGNSGKGFQVPYVTYDEDYQELIEDIVRDGRLYASENHQEILKDKKLMKALFDVLAHPQNFFNYTAQESREMFPKSFIRFLRSKVLRFLRP
- the scube2 gene encoding signal peptide, CUB and EGF-like domain-containing protein 2 isoform X2, with product MGAIWAARDFCLFLLLLNSRQSTALPEIRDPCADGSDGCHIDAICQTTQGSYKCTCKAGFKGDGKHCEDIDECDLEYNGGCVHECNNIPGNYRCTCYDGFNLAHDGHNCLDVDECMFNNGGCQHTCVNTMGSYECRCKEGFFLSDNQHTCIHRSVEGLNCMNKEHGCAHICKETPKGGVACECRPGFELARNQRGCILTCNHGNGGCQHTCEDTENGPICRCHVRYTLQPDKRSCVERDEATTESSDHNATSFTEVDKRVKRRLLMETCAVNNGGCDCTCKDTSTGVRCSCPIGFTLQPDGKTCKDIDECEHHNGGCEHFCRNTIGSFECNCRKGFKLLTDERSCQDIDECFFERTCDHTCVNSPGGFQCLCNKGYTMYGLAHCGDINECSVNNGGCEHGCENAMGGFECFCHPGYKLHWNKKDCIEAEGLPAANPPSKPTLNCSKQEGGDRCFLTCQSQVHISSGTEDSYTVTCGMPLPCLADAQKNSSGSQCLGPEVASVPRIKTTATFKSGTAKCNLKRSQEKLKESLNSANSDSRFLFTENVQFSYVSLRCTSSGQRTRSRHGRKAGEEDGSSITAEFELDVNLEEVTAESCDLNCVRRRSEKRLRKTIRTLRKSINREQFHLHFAGSDYELGKSLGQPAELPGHCVAGQVLMGRKCVSCSVGSYYDADQGRCVLCPAGTYQDEEGQTSCEVCPAPEGRDVSKVVGARNMSECGGQCSPGQYSHDGFIPCLPCPLGMYQPEVGRTSCFPCGGNLVTKRSGALTFQECETKVQCSPGHYYNTSTHRCIRCPTGMYQGEIGQNYCVSCPGNTTTDFDGSTNIMQCKNRQCGGELGDFTGYIESPNYPGNYPANVECTWIINPPPKRRILIVVPEIFLPIEDECGDYLVMRKSSLSNSVTTYETCQTYERPIAFTSRSKRLWIQFRSNEGNSGKGFQVPYVTYDEDYQELIEDIVRDGRLYASENHQEILKDKKLMKALFDVLAHPQNFFNYTAQESREMFPKSFIRFLRSKVLRFLRP
- the scube2 gene encoding signal peptide, CUB and EGF-like domain-containing protein 2 isoform X1; its protein translation is MGAIWAARDFCLFLLLLNSRQSTALPEIRADPCADGSDGCHIDAICQTTQGSYKCTCKAGFKGDGKHCEDIDECDLEYNGGCVHECNNIPGNYRCTCYDGFNLAHDGHNCLDVDECMFNNGGCQHTCVNTMGSYECRCKEGFFLSDNQHTCIHRSVEGLNCMNKEHGCAHICKETPKGGVACECRPGFELARNQRGCILTCNHGNGGCQHTCEDTENGPICRCHVRYTLQPDKRSCVERDEATTESSDHNATSFTEVDKRVKRRLLMETCAVNNGGCDCTCKDTSTGVRCSCPIGFTLQPDGKTCKDIDECEHHNGGCEHFCRNTIGSFECNCRKGFKLLTDERSCQDIDECFFERTCDHTCVNSPGGFQCLCNKGYTMYGLAHCGDINECSVNNGGCEHGCENAMGGFECFCHPGYKLHWNKKDCIEAEGLPAANPPSKPTLNCSKQEGGDRCFLTCQSQVHISSGTEDSYTVTCGMPLPCLADAQKNSSGSQCLGPEVASVPRIKTTATFKSGTAKCNLKRSQEKLKESLNSANSDSRFLFTENVQFSYVSLRCTSSGQRTRSRHGRKAGEEDGSSITAEFELDVNLEEVTAESCDLNCVRRRSEKRLRKTIRTLRKSINREQFHLHFAGSDYELGKSLGQPAELPGHCVAGQVLMGRKCVSCSVGSYYDADQGRCVLCPAGTYQDEEGQTSCEVCPAPEGRDVSKVVGARNMSECGGQCSPGQYSHDGFIPCLPCPLGMYQPEVGRTSCFPCGGNLVTKRSGALTFQECETKVQCSPGHYYNTSTHRCIRCPTGMYQGEIGQNYCVSCPGNTTTDFDGSTNIMQCKNRQCGGELGDFTGYIESPNYPGNYPANVECTWIINPPPKRRILIVVPEIFLPIEDECGDYLVMRKSSLSNSVTTYETCQTYERPIAFTSRSKRLWIQFRSNEGNSGKGFQVPYVTYDEDYQELIEDIVRDGRLYASENHQEILKDKKLMKALFDVLAHPQNFFNYTAQESREMFPKSFIRFLRSKVLRFLRP